In Arachis hypogaea cultivar Tifrunner chromosome 2, arahy.Tifrunner.gnm2.J5K5, whole genome shotgun sequence, a genomic segment contains:
- the LOC112753249 gene encoding uncharacterized protein isoform X1, with translation MLIVMGNKKEKTLRSSISMRDIIYEQEEQIGLGPRQSRLISTVKKNRGLKGGSMVNIIGELEDTASSPSQTPLVPYANDDRPVLASPQTNDDDRPATKRKRGPTKCLKTHGLSYEDRLPIRLNKYGQPIGCNRAKLSSHLGTLVRNAHLAPLTYTSWHGLMILKEQSKKNKASRAKNTSQHTTGSKTFAEIREEEAMKNPDRREPSRVNMFFLTHKSRDGKPMSEGTSKIFSELEDILRKHKSR, from the exons ATGTTAAT TGTTATGGGAAACAAGAAAGAGAAAACTTTAAGGTCAAGCATCTCAATGAGAGATATTATCtatgaacaagaagagcaaattGGATTAGGTCCTCGTCAATCCCGATTAATATCAACGGTGAAGAAAAATAGAGGATTGAAAGGTGGTTCTATGGTTAATATCATTGGTGAGCTAGAGGATACTGCATCAAGCCCTTCTCAAACACCTTTAGTACCATATGCTAATGATGATA GACCAGTTTTAGCATCACCCCAAACTAATGATGATGATA GACCAGCAACCAAAAGAAAAAGGGGTCCGACAAAGTGCCTTAAAACTCATGGTTTAAGCTATGAGGATCGGCTGCCAATAAGATTAAATAAGTATGGTCAACCAATTGGTTGCAATCGAGCCAAGTTAAGCAGTCATTTAGGAACTTTGGTTAGAAATGCACATCTTGCTCCATTGACATACACAAGTTGGCATGGACTTATGATTTTAAAGGAACAAAGCAAGAAGAATAAAGCTAGTAGAGCAAAGAATACAAGTCAGCATACAACAGGATCAAAAACATTTGCTGAAATACGTGAAGAGGAG GCAATGAAAAATCCTGATAGAAGAGAACCATCTCGGGTGAACATGTTCTTTTTAACACACAAGTCAAGAGATGGAAAACCAATGAGTGAGGGAACAAGCAAAATTTTT TCTGAGCTTGAGGATATACTTAGAAAGCACAAATCAAGATGA
- the LOC112753249 gene encoding uncharacterized protein isoform X2 yields the protein MGNKKEKTLRSSISMRDIIYEQEEQIGLGPRQSRLISTVKKNRGLKGGSMVNIIGELEDTASSPSQTPLVPYANDDRPVLASPQTNDDDRPATKRKRGPTKCLKTHGLSYEDRLPIRLNKYGQPIGCNRAKLSSHLGTLVRNAHLAPLTYTSWHGLMILKEQSKKNKASRAKNTSQHTTGSKTFAEIREEEAMKNPDRREPSRVNMFFLTHKSRDGKPMSEGTSKIFSELEDILRKHKSR from the exons ATGGGAAACAAGAAAGAGAAAACTTTAAGGTCAAGCATCTCAATGAGAGATATTATCtatgaacaagaagagcaaattGGATTAGGTCCTCGTCAATCCCGATTAATATCAACGGTGAAGAAAAATAGAGGATTGAAAGGTGGTTCTATGGTTAATATCATTGGTGAGCTAGAGGATACTGCATCAAGCCCTTCTCAAACACCTTTAGTACCATATGCTAATGATGATA GACCAGTTTTAGCATCACCCCAAACTAATGATGATGATA GACCAGCAACCAAAAGAAAAAGGGGTCCGACAAAGTGCCTTAAAACTCATGGTTTAAGCTATGAGGATCGGCTGCCAATAAGATTAAATAAGTATGGTCAACCAATTGGTTGCAATCGAGCCAAGTTAAGCAGTCATTTAGGAACTTTGGTTAGAAATGCACATCTTGCTCCATTGACATACACAAGTTGGCATGGACTTATGATTTTAAAGGAACAAAGCAAGAAGAATAAAGCTAGTAGAGCAAAGAATACAAGTCAGCATACAACAGGATCAAAAACATTTGCTGAAATACGTGAAGAGGAG GCAATGAAAAATCCTGATAGAAGAGAACCATCTCGGGTGAACATGTTCTTTTTAACACACAAGTCAAGAGATGGAAAACCAATGAGTGAGGGAACAAGCAAAATTTTT TCTGAGCTTGAGGATATACTTAGAAAGCACAAATCAAGATGA